Proteins encoded by one window of Carassius carassius chromosome 30, fCarCar2.1, whole genome shotgun sequence:
- the fbxo28 gene encoding F-box only protein 28: MAAVVVSADGGVSPLDSDSVSPRIPSPAPEQPLQNNALLGLPIVAIENILNFLSYDEISLLRLVCKRMDVICQRVLNQGFLKVERYHSLCQKQVKAQLPRRESERRNHSLARHADILAAVETRLSLLNMTFMKYVDSNLCCFIPGKVIDEIYRVLRYVNSTRAPQRAHEVLQELRDISSMAMEYFDEKIVPILKKRLPGADLSGRLIGSAPVAGPSSSLTTMSLLAKNTPSRSEMTKVQQQVKVNGASMTALRREMQEVRVKQLEQQKQLQDQEQKLLEQSQVMGEQNARLAELEHKLRELMDSAVASSSSSTPGAAEAQGLCLKRPRKCSDLPRHSKRLRSKK, translated from the exons ATGGCGGCTGTGGTAGTGAGCGCTGATGGAGGAGTCTCACCGCTGGATTCGGACTCGGTGTCACCGCGGATCCCGTCTCCAGCGCCCGAGCAGCCGCTCCAGAACAACGCGCTGCTGGGACTCCCGATCGTGGCGATCGAGAACATCCTCAACTTCCTGTCGTACGACGAGATCAGCCTGCTGCGACTG GTGTGTAAGCGCATGGATGTGATCTGCCAGCGCGTGCTGAACCAAGGCTTCCTGAAAGTGGAGCGCTATCACAGTCTGTGCCAGAAACAGGTCAAGGCCCAGCTGCCCAG GAGGGAGTCGGAGCGCAGGAATCACTCGCTGGCGCGGCACGCAGACATCCTGGCAGCCGTGGAGACACGTCTGTCTCTGCTCAACATGACCTTCATGAAGTACGTGGACTCAAACCTCTGCTGCTTCATTCCTGGGAAG GTGATCGATGAGATTTATCGTGTTCTGCGCTATGTGAACTCCACACGAGCGCCACAGAGAGCTCACGAGGTGCTGCAGGAGCTGCGGGACATTTCCTCCATGGCCATGGAGTACTTCGACGAGAAGATCGTCCCCATCCTGAAGAAAAGGCTTCCCGGCGCGGATCTCTCCGGACGACTGATCGGCTCTGCTCCGG TGGCCGGTCCCTCTTCCTCTCTGACCACCATGTCCCTGCTGGCCAAAAACACTCCGTCTCGCTCGGAAATGACGAAGGTGCAGCAGCAGGTGAAGGTGAACGGCGCGTCGATGACGGCGCTGCGGCGCGAGATGCAGGAGGTGCGTGTCAAGCAGCTGGAGCAGCAGAAGCAGCTGCAGGATCAGGAGCAGAAGctgctggagcagtctcaggtGATGGGAGAGCAGAACGCCCGGCTGGCCGAGCTGGAGCACAAGCTCAGGGAACTGATGGACAGCGCGGTGGCCTCCAGCTCCTCCTCCACCCCCGGGGCGGCCGAGGCCCAGGGCCTGTGTCTCAAACGACCCCGCAAGTGCTCCGACCTCCCGCGCCACTCCAAACGCCTGCGCAGCAAGAAATAG